From the Streptomyces sp. NBC_01216 genome, the window CGCGTCCGCGATCCGTACCGGAGCCGACACCAACCGCACCGCGGGCGGTTTCCGCTGCGCGGGCGGGGCGTGCGGCGTCGGCGGTCCGGCGGGCACCGCCCCCGCCCCCGCCCCGGTCGCCCCGCTGACCGCGAGCGCCGCCGCCGCCAGGGCGAGCACCCCGGACGGTGTCCCGCGCCCGCGCCGCAGCAGGCGCCGCACGCGCAGCCGCCCCCGCCCTCGGACCCGGAGCGGTTCGAAGTGCGGTACCCCGCGGGTCTCGGGAACGGCGGAGAAGGTGAGAGGGGACGGGTACGCCGGAGAGGGAGGAGGCGGCGAAGAGACCGCCGGGTACGGCGCGGCCGGGAAGGGCGGGGGTGGCGCCGTGTACGGAGCCACCGGGCCCGAGGGCGAGGGCGCGGTCGAGGAATCGGAGGGGGGGAAGGCGGCGAAGGGAGGGGGAGCGGCCGAGGGAGAAGCGGCATGGGGGGAAGCGGCCGAGGGGGAGGAAGGCGAAGGCGTCATGGTGGGCACCACCCGTCAGGCGTCGAGTTCCCCGGACCGTCCGGGGAACGTCCACCGTCCCGTCTCCGCCGGAATCCCGCTCCGGCCTGTGGACGGCCCGCCGCCTGTGGACAACTCCCTCACCCCCTCGGGCGCTTTACGGCAGTTCGATCCCCAGGTCCCAGCCGTCGTGCGCATGGGTGCACAGGCAGTCCCGGTCCGCCGTGTCCGGCAGCGCCCCCACCGCGTCGAAGAGGACCTCGCGCAGTCGGCCGACGTTCGCGCCGAACACCCGGAGCACCTCCGTGTGGGAGACGCCCTCGCCGGTCTCCGCGCCCGCGTCCAGGTCGGTGACCAGCGCCAGCGAGGTGTAGCAGAGTCCCAGTTCACGGGCGAGGACGGCCTCCGGGTGTCCGGTCATCCCGACGACCGACCAGCCGGCTGCCGCGTGCCAGCGGGACTCCGCCCGTGTCGAGAACCTCGGCCCCTCCACCACGACCATCGTGCCGCCGTCCACCGGCTCCCAGCCCTTCCCGCGTGCCGCCTTCAGGGCCACCCGCCGGCCGTCGGGGCAGTAGGGGTCGGCGAACGTGGTGTGCACGACGTTCGGTGTGGCGCCGCCCCAGGCCGTCGGGAGCGGCTCCCCGTCGAAGTAGGTCTGCGCCCGTGTCTTCGTCCGGTCGACGAGCTGGTCCGGGACGACCAGGGTCCCCGGACCGTACTCCTCGCGCAGTCCGCCCACCGCGCACGGCCCGAGCACCTGTCGTACGCCGAGGGAGCGCAGTGCCCACAGGTTGGCGCGGTAGTTGATCCGGTGTGGCGGCAGTGTGTGGCCGCGGCCGTGCCGGGGCAGGAACGCCACCCGCCGGTCGGCGATCTCGCCGAGGAAGAGGGAGTCGCTCGGGTTGCCGTACGGGGTGTCCACGGACACCTCCGTCACGTCCTCCAGGAAGGAGTAGAAGCCGGAGCCGCCGATCACGCCGATATCCGCGAAAGCCTTGGTCGCCATGAAGGTCAGATTAACTGCCGGCGACAGGGCGAAAGCCCCGCCGCGGTGCGCGGCAGGGCTTTCGTGAGTACGGGGCCGGATCCGGCTCAGGCGGCCGAGCTTGTGCTCGACGCGCCGGACGAGCCGGAGCCCGAGGACGTGCTCGACGAAGCGGCGGGCTTCGCGTCGGACGACGAGGGCGAGGCGGACGACGTGTTCGCCGAGGGCGACTTCGAGGCGGCCGGCGAGCTGCTGGACGACGAGCCGCGGCTGTCGTTCCGGTAGAAGCCGGAACCCTTGAAGACGATGCCGACGGCGGAGAACACCTTCTTCAGGCGCCCCTGGCAGCCGGGGCACTCGGTCAGCGCGTCATCGGTGAACTTCTGCACCGCCTCGAGGCCCTCGCCGCACTCGGTGCACTGGTACTGGTAGGTCGGCACTTGTCTTCCTCCTGGCACTCACACTCATCGAGTGCTAACGACGATCCATAGTGACCTATTCCGCGGGTTCAGTCCACCGTCACCGGCACTCGGTGACCGATACCACGCGCGGTCACCCGTCCCGGCACCCGGGGCCTCAGCCGCGAGCGCAGGGCCACCAGGGTGACGAGCGCCAGCGCCGTGCCCCCCAGCGGCACCAGGAATCCGGTGCTCGCGCCGTGTGCGTCGGCGAGCCGGCCGGCGACCGTGACGGCGGCGGCCTGGCCCAGTGCG encodes:
- a CDS encoding S-methyl-5'-thioadenosine phosphorylase → MATKAFADIGVIGGSGFYSFLEDVTEVSVDTPYGNPSDSLFLGEIADRRVAFLPRHGRGHTLPPHRINYRANLWALRSLGVRQVLGPCAVGGLREEYGPGTLVVPDQLVDRTKTRAQTYFDGEPLPTAWGGATPNVVHTTFADPYCPDGRRVALKAARGKGWEPVDGGTMVVVEGPRFSTRAESRWHAAAGWSVVGMTGHPEAVLARELGLCYTSLALVTDLDAGAETGEGVSHTEVLRVFGANVGRLREVLFDAVGALPDTADRDCLCTHAHDGWDLGIELP
- a CDS encoding FmdB family zinc ribbon protein, with the protein product MPTYQYQCTECGEGLEAVQKFTDDALTECPGCQGRLKKVFSAVGIVFKGSGFYRNDSRGSSSSSSPAASKSPSANTSSASPSSSDAKPAASSSTSSGSGSSGASSTSSAA